Proteins encoded in a region of the Vicia villosa cultivar HV-30 ecotype Madison, WI linkage group LG5, Vvil1.0, whole genome shotgun sequence genome:
- the LOC131606231 gene encoding uncharacterized protein LOC131606231, whose product MNSVPVLNGANFKDWKENILIVLGCMDLDLALRMEQPPSPTDSTTPEEKKNYEKWDRSNRMSLMIIKRGIPEAFRGTISEEITSAKDFLAEIEKRFAKSDKAETSTLLQSLISIKYKGKGNIREYIMEMSNIASKLKALKLDLSDDLLVHLVLISLPAQFGQFKISYNCQKEKWSLNELISYCVQEEERMKQDKTESAHLASTSKSKGKRKKYKDIKNEADEGPIQKKQNKGNDCFFCKMTGHAKKECAKYHAWRAKKGLPELPKAK is encoded by the exons ATGAATTCAGTTCCGGTTCTTAATGGTGCAAACTTTAAGGACTGGAAGGAGAACATCTTAATTGTTCTTGGCTGCATGGATCTTGACCTTGCATTGAGGATGGAGCAGCCCCCTTCTCCTACAGACTCCACTACCCCTGAGGAAAAGAAAAATTATGAGAAGTGGGACCGTTCCAATCGCATGAGTCTTATGATCATAAAGCGTGGCATTCCAGAGGCATTTAGGGGTACTATATCTGAAGAAATAACAAGTGCCAAAGACTTCCTTGCTGAAATTGAAAAGCgctttgctaaaagtgataaggCGGAAACAAGCACACTCCTTCAAAGCTTGATTTCTATAAAGTATAAAGGCAAAGGAAACATAAGAGAGTATATTATGGAAATGTCTAACATTGCTTCCAAACTTAAGGCACTAAAACTTGATTTGTCAGACGACTTGCTAGTGCATTTGGTGTTAATATCTCTTCCTGCACAATTTGGTCAATTTAAGATAAGCTATAATTGTCAAAAGGAGAAATGGTCTCTTAACGAGCTTATTTCGTATTGTGTGCAAGAAGAAGAGAGGATGAAGCAAGATAAGACAGAAAGTGCTCACTTGGCAAGTACCTCTAAAAGCAAGGGCAAAAGGAAGAAATATAAGGATATAAAGAATGAAGCTGATGAGGGTCCGATACAAAAGAAGCAAAATAAGGGTAATGATTGTTTCTTTTGTAAAATGACTGGACATGCAAAGAAGGAATGTGCCAAGTATCATGCATGGCGTGCAAAGAAAG GGTTGCCTGAGTTACCGAAAGCCAAATGA